A genomic region of Trifolium pratense cultivar HEN17-A07 linkage group LG3, ARS_RC_1.1, whole genome shotgun sequence contains the following coding sequences:
- the LOC123914923 gene encoding uncharacterized protein LOC123914923, which yields METKPQGTKKQLQSLLGKINFLRRFISNLSGKAQPFSPLLKLKKDDIFKWGMEQQKAFDEIKTYLSKPPTLMSLIRNKAMKLYISASNSTIGKYSLTYQPLRAVKGQIVADFLADHSVVEVPVTYVDFEPWVLYFDGLRHKHGTGIGILIISPLRIPTKFKYKINGACSNNEAEYEALIAGL from the exons ATGGAGACAAAGCCTCAAGGGACAAAGAAACAGCTTCAGTCCTTGCTgggtaaaatcaattttttgagGAGGTTTATTTCGAACCTAAGTGGTAAGGCTCAACCATTCTCTCCACTGCTAAAACTCAAGAAAGATGATATATTCAAATGGGGGAtggaacaacaaaaggcatttgatgagattaagacATATTTGTCGAAGCCTCCTACCTTAATGTCTCTCATTCGAAATaaagcaatgaagttgtatATCTCAGCATCAAATTCAACTATTGGAA AGTACTCACTAACTTATCAACCCTTGAGGGCTGTCAAAGGCCAAATAGTTGCTGATTTTCTTGCTGATCATTCAGTAGTTGAAGTTCCAGTGACTTATGTGGATTTTGAGCCTTGGGTTTTATACTTCGATGGCTTAAGACATaaacatggtacaggaattGGAATCTTGATCATTTCTCCATTGAGAATTCCAACAAAGTTTAAGTATAAGATCAATGGTGCTTGCTCCAACAATGAGGCTGAATATGAGGCTTTAATTGCAGGCCTATAA